A region from the uncultured Stenotrophomonas sp. genome encodes:
- a CDS encoding conserved membrane hypothetical protein (Evidence 4 : Homologs of previously reported genes of unknown function) gives MCAALLAAAGASPWHNLPSRVDTALLGPLLYQYDAATGLGHDPEGLLSTLGALASTLFGLHAGVLLRSCRPLRLLAAAIVLLVAGGVWSHWLPINKNLWTPSYVLWTAGWAYAALWLAHRLVDRNGWPALGRRFGVNAITAYAGSGVMVLAMLGTGSWGWLYAQVFDRWISPLASAETASLAMALAFVALWWLPMAWLDRRRIYLKI, from the coding sequence TTGTGCGCCGCGCTGCTGGCGGCCGCTGGGGCGTCGCCGTGGCACAACCTGCCCAGCCGTGTGGATACCGCCCTGCTCGGCCCGTTGCTCTACCAGTACGACGCCGCCACCGGGCTGGGGCACGACCCGGAAGGCCTGCTGTCCACGCTGGGGGCGCTGGCCTCGACCCTGTTCGGCCTGCATGCCGGTGTGCTGCTGCGCAGCTGCCGCCCGCTGCGGCTGCTGGCAGCGGCCATTGTGCTGCTGGTTGCCGGCGGTGTGTGGTCGCACTGGCTGCCGATCAACAAGAACCTGTGGACGCCGTCCTACGTGCTGTGGACGGCCGGCTGGGCCTATGCCGCGCTGTGGCTGGCGCACCGGCTGGTAGACCGCAATGGCTGGCCGGCACTGGGCCGGCGCTTCGGCGTCAACGCCATCACCGCCTATGCCGGCTCCGGCGTCATGGTGCTGGCGATGCTGGGCACCGGCAGTTGGGGCTGGCTGTACGCGCAGGTGTTCGACCGCTGGATCAGCCCGCTGGCCAGTGCCGAAACCGCCTCGTTGGCGATGGCGCTGGCCTTCGTCGCGCTGTGGTGGCTGCCGATGGCCTGGCTGGACCGGCGGCGGATCTATCTGAAAATCTGA